In Oscillospiraceae bacterium, the sequence TCAATAATTTCCTTTATTGCACCATCAGTAATATTAACGGTTTTACTTGTAACATTATGTTCTTTTAACTGTTTTGGAAGTAAGTGTTTCTTTGCAATATTGAATTTTTCAAGATATGTGTAACTTGAAAGTTCAATAATCTCCAGCCTGTCAAAAAGAGCAGGAGGAATTTGTGCTGCGGAATTCGCTGTTGTGATAAACATTACTTTGCTTAAATCAAATGGAATTTCAAGATAATGATCCCTGAAATTATGGTTTTGCTCTTTATCAAGAACTTCTAAAAGAGCAGATGCAGGATCGCCTCTGAAATCCTGTGCCATTTTATCTATTTCATCAAGAAGAATAATAGGGTTTTTAGAACCTGCATTTTTAATTGCATTAATAATTCTTCCCGGCATAGAACCGATATACGTTTTCCTGTGACCTCTTATATCCGCTTCGTCACGAACACCTCCAAGTGAAAGGCGGGCAAACTTTCTGCCTGTTGCATTTGCAACTGACGAAACAACTGAAGTTTTACCAACTCCGGGAGGTCCGATAAGGCACAATATCATACCATTCTTTTCGGGTGCATGTTCTCTTACTGCTATATATTCAAGAATTCTTTCTTTTACTTTTAAAAGACCGTAATGTTCCTTATCAAGTTGCTTTCTGCATTTATCAAGGTTAGTTTTTTCTTTTGTTTCTTTATTCCATGGCAATTCGAAAACAGTATCAAGATATGTTCTTACAACTGTTGCCTCATGAGAATTGTCAGGCATTAACTGCAAACGTTTAATTTCACTTCTGATTTTTTCTTCGGTTTCTTTAGGAACCGAAATTTTTTTTAGTTTTGCAAAGTAACTTTCAATTTCATCATCGTTATTATCGCTGCCAGTAAGTTCGTTCTGAATAACACGAAGTTGTTCTCTTAAATAGTATTCTTTCTGGTTTTTATCAATATTATCTTTCACTCTTACGGCAATAGAATTTTTTAATTTTAAAAGTTCTATTTCTGACATAAGAATTGACATAAGAAGTTCCAGACGCTTTGATATTGAAACTGTTTCAATTAACATCTGCCTTTTTTCAAGTGATATATCAAGGTTTGCAGATATAATATCAGAAAACTTTTCAACATCATCCAAAGAAGAAGAAATCAGATTGAATATATCAGGACTCACATGTTTGGTATAAGCCACATATTCGTCAAAAAGAGAAACAATATTTCTTATGGTTGCTTCAGTTTTTTTGGATATTCTCTTAATTGTTTTAATTTCAACAGGTGTTACACTCCCTGTAATATATGGTTTCAAAGCAAGGATTGCGTCTAATTTTGCTGTTTTAATACCTTTAACCAATACTCTTAAGTTATTATCAGGTAATTTTAAAATCTGCTTTATTATCGCAACAACACCAATCTTGTATAAATCATCAAATTTTGGATCATCAACATCTGCATCTTTTTGAGCAACAATAAATATCACCTGTTCATTTTTCATAGCAGTATTAACTGCATTGACGGAAATATCACGCTGAACATCAAGCGTAATTGACATTTCCGGAAATATATTAAGCCCTCTTAATGCTAAAACAGGCATTGTAGTATTTTCAAATTTCATTAATTTTCCTCCAGATAGGCATTTTAGTGTTAACCTCTATATGCCTTAATGTTTATTTAAATTTGAAGTTTTCGTATATCAATAGACATAAAAACACATTTTCATTTTATTTTACTACAAAAATCATTTTTTTTCAAGTGTGAATATTTAAAATTAACAGTTTATTTAAATATTAAATATAATATTAAGGGGCGAAAATATCTTTCACCTCTCAGAAAAAAATTAAAAATAGGTGATTTTATGTGTAACAACAATTTATATAAATATATTATTCTTGTTTTAAGTGCAATTACAGGCATAGCGTTTGGAGTAATATTCAGTTTGGGAATTTTAACAAATGTACTTGCTGTTATTCCCTATTTTGCAGTAATTGCAGCGGTAATTTTGGCAATTTTAATTATTCTTTTACTTCTTCCAATAAACAGGAAAAAGGCATTATCAAAATGCTTATGTCAGTATGGCGGTATTATAGCAGTAACTTCTATCTTAACCATCGCTTTAGTTCTTGTGATACTGTCTGTTACCCTTGCGGCAACAAGCACATTAAGTGCTGTTTTAGTCGGATTATTATTCGCTCTTATTTCAGCAGTTTTTTTAAGTTTTCTGTTTTTTATTTACTGCATAATTAACAAAAAATGCGGATGTAATAATTCTTATAATAACAACTATTGCTGCTACAGTGCAAATAACACATCAAATGTTGATTCTTGTGGTTTTGATTTAGAATAAATTTGACTTTTTTCAAAAAACAAATATAATAAATTACGGTGAGATAAATGAAAGAGATTGAAATTAAGATAAAAAAAGAATATTCGGGCGATGAAATAAAAAAAGTTTTAAAGAAAGAACTTGATATTTCAAATAAAGTTTTAACAAAACTTAAAACTTTTCCTGACGGCATAACTTTAAACGGTAAAAAAGCATTTGTAACTGTTAAAGTCAGTGAAAATGATATTCTTAAAATAAGACTTTATGATAAAAATTCAGAAAAAATAATACCAAGTGATATACCACTTGATATTATTTTTGAAGACGATGATTTACTTGTAATAAACAAACCAAGAAATATGCCTACTCACCCATCTTTAAATCACTATACCGATACTCTGGCAAATGGTGTAATGAACCTTTATAAAGATAAAAATTTTACCTTCAGAGTTATTACCCGTTTAGACCGTGATACATCGGGAATAGTTATTGTGGCAAAAAACAAACTATCTGCTCAGAAATTATCTTTAAATATGCAGAAAAAAGAAATAAAAAAAGAGTATTATGCAATATGTATGAATACTTTAAAAAACAAATCAGGAAGAATAGATTTGCCTATAAAAAGAGTTGACGGTTCAGGCATATTAAGAGAGGTCAAT encodes:
- the lon gene encoding endopeptidase La, with amino-acid sequence MKFENTTMPVLALRGLNIFPEMSITLDVQRDISVNAVNTAMKNEQVIFIVAQKDADVDDPKFDDLYKIGVVAIIKQILKLPDNNLRVLVKGIKTAKLDAILALKPYITGSVTPVEIKTIKRISKKTEATIRNIVSLFDEYVAYTKHVSPDIFNLISSSLDDVEKFSDIISANLDISLEKRQMLIETVSISKRLELLMSILMSEIELLKLKNSIAVRVKDNIDKNQKEYYLREQLRVIQNELTGSDNNDDEIESYFAKLKKISVPKETEEKIRSEIKRLQLMPDNSHEATVVRTYLDTVFELPWNKETKEKTNLDKCRKQLDKEHYGLLKVKERILEYIAVREHAPEKNGMILCLIGPPGVGKTSVVSSVANATGRKFARLSLGGVRDEADIRGHRKTYIGSMPGRIINAIKNAGSKNPIILLDEIDKMAQDFRGDPASALLEVLDKEQNHNFRDHYLEIPFDLSKVMFITTANSAAQIPPALFDRLEIIELSSYTYLEKFNIAKKHLLPKQLKEHNVTSKTVNITDGAIKEIIDYYTIEAGVRNLEREIAKLIRKAIYEIKISNLSLVKITDKDVSRYLGARKYIDDNELKMSEQGVVNGLAYTSYGGTLLNIEANILDGKGNIELTGQLGDVMKESAKAAICYIRSKADKLGIEKDFYDKKDIHIHVPEGATPKDGPSAGITMATAVVSALTNKKVRNDVAMTGEVTIRGRVLPIGGLKEKALAAHRHKIYNIIIPFDNLKDLEDIPKEIVDDFNFIPVKTMDEVLENALV
- a CDS encoding RluA family pseudouridine synthase, giving the protein MKEIEIKIKKEYSGDEIKKVLKKELDISNKVLTKLKTFPDGITLNGKKAFVTVKVSENDILKIRLYDKNSEKIIPSDIPLDIIFEDDDLLVINKPRNMPTHPSLNHYTDTLANGVMNLYKDKNFTFRVITRLDRDTSGIVIVAKNKLSAQKLSLNMQKKEIKKEYYAICMNTLKNKSGRIDLPIKRVDGSGILREVNPLGKEAITDYEVVKEKDNLFLVKLNPLTGRTHQLRVHLSYLGTPIIGDSLYGPFEKGEKTLLHCKKIKLNHPLTNQEMVFDAPFPCDMEF